One Spiroplasma endosymbiont of Cantharis nigra DNA segment encodes these proteins:
- a CDS encoding lipoprotein, with translation MKRLLSLLGTVSLVATSSATVISCGGTVPPTVIPNEKLALIEELKKDLDSVIESYWLKINSNFFDLTSNQSSSYNFIQMKKIKDLLGNNQQEALIGDKLSENDKKSLISDIQKIVQEDNFKKFLLDSIDFKKYSILLEGVNLYNGFNVDWNTLEINYTENSINNSQREDSFLSYIKVNLVFNFQYLDSEGQIASYKSLKNFIFTLTSNELLITAISNLEKGIKSDYFLESQDYSWLDAKSFGYNDDQYKKVFLPKNNDFKNIYEGQAFKENIITYMKSKYFKQIPSVPLEFNGDIIFDKFIKKDFVNANTAKKYDWKDSMSGGQQMYNSIFSKFENNSKAQIFGVDSDINTYMYNYLRDNFMNFQKDYLVKFNNFISNLEKEASIENSKIKDEIKNNSISFGEVKLKGLSIKINEYYIHPINDLSIFTSIAVSNLETKENREEAAFSSLFGAMYYNMISGIKEFQSIFDIKPRGEEDLPIASFSGYGSSVSGDADNIWNGIQVSGNQYPQNLNNSLSLNNTNLKKHRDILLENSNQNVFNWAVVGNTIPTYHRIDKTGVIQAGYYYGFNENELEWAFKQNFINVQFLIKGIWKQNNGRMFIKRAEK, from the coding sequence ATGAAAAGATTATTAAGTTTATTGGGAACAGTGAGTTTAGTTGCAACTTCATCTGCAACAGTAATATCTTGTGGAGGTACAGTACCACCAACAGTGATACCAAATGAAAAATTAGCTTTAATTGAAGAATTAAAAAAAGATTTAGATAGTGTTATTGAAAGTTATTGATTAAAAATAAATAGTAATTTCTTTGATCTTACATCAAATCAAAGTAGTAGTTATAATTTCATACAAATGAAAAAAATTAAAGATTTATTAGGTAATAATCAACAAGAAGCTTTAATTGGTGATAAATTGTCAGAAAATGATAAAAAATCATTAATAAGTGATATTCAAAAAATTGTTCAAGAAGATAATTTTAAAAAATTTTTATTGGATAGTATTGATTTTAAAAAGTATTCTATCCTTTTAGAAGGAGTAAATTTATATAATGGCTTTAATGTTGATTGAAATACATTAGAAATAAATTATACTGAAAATTCAATAAATAATTCACAAAGGGAAGATAGTTTTCTATCTTATATAAAAGTAAATTTAGTATTTAATTTTCAATATTTAGATTCAGAGGGTCAAATTGCTTCTTATAAAAGTTTAAAAAATTTTATATTTACACTAACTTCTAATGAATTATTAATTACTGCAATTAGTAATTTAGAAAAGGGTATTAAAAGTGATTACTTTTTAGAAAGTCAAGATTATAGTTGATTAGATGCAAAAAGTTTTGGTTATAATGATGATCAATATAAAAAAGTATTTTTACCAAAAAATAATGACTTTAAAAATATTTATGAAGGGCAAGCATTTAAAGAAAATATTATAACTTATATGAAAAGTAAATACTTTAAACAAATTCCATCAGTACCATTAGAATTTAATGGAGATATTATTTTTGACAAATTTATTAAAAAAGATTTTGTAAATGCAAATACTGCTAAAAAATATGATTGAAAAGATAGTATGAGCGGTGGTCAACAAATGTACAATAGTATATTTAGTAAATTTGAAAATAACTCTAAAGCACAAATATTTGGAGTAGATTCTGATATTAATACGTATATGTACAATTATTTAAGAGATAATTTTATGAATTTTCAAAAAGATTATTTAGTAAAATTTAATAATTTTATTAGTAATCTTGAAAAAGAAGCTTCAATAGAAAATTCAAAAATTAAAGATGAAATTAAAAATAATTCTATAAGTTTTGGAGAAGTGAAATTAAAGGGATTATCAATTAAAATAAATGAATATTATATTCATCCAATTAATGATTTATCTATTTTTACATCAATTGCAGTATCAAATCTTGAAACTAAAGAGAATAGAGAAGAGGCAGCTTTTTCTTCATTATTTGGTGCAATGTATTATAATATGATTTCTGGAATAAAAGAGTTTCAAAGTATTTTTGATATTAAACCAAGAGGAGAAGAAGATTTACCTATAGCTAGTTTTTCTGGATATGGAAGCTCTGTTTCAGGAGATGCAGATAATATTTGAAATGGAATTCAGGTTAGCGGAAATCAGTATCCGCAGAACCTTAATAATAGCTTAAGTTTAAATAATACAAATCTAAAAAAACACAGAGATATTTTATTAGAGAATTCAAATCAAAATGTATTTAATTGAGCAGTTGTAGGAAACACAATACCTACATATCATAGAATTGATAAAACAGGAGTAATTCAAGCTGGATATTATTATGGTTTTAATGAGAATGAATTGGAATGGGCATTTAAGCAAAATTTTATTAATGTACAATTTCTTATTAAAGGAATATGAAAACAAAATAATGGTAGAATGTTTATTAAAAGAGCTGAAAAATAA
- a CDS encoding lipoprotein, with protein sequence MKKLLSLLGTVSLVATSSATVISCGGTVPPTVIPNEKLALIEELKKDLNSVIESYWLKINNNFFDLTSNQSTIYNFIQMRKIKELLGNNPKEALIGDKLSENDKILLIKDIQKIVQEDNFKKFLLDNIDSKKYSILLEGINLYNGFNVDWNTLEINYTEDSINNSQREDSFLSYIKVNLVFNFQYLDSEGQTASYKSSKNFIFTLTSNELLIASISNLEKGIKSDYFLESQDYSWLDAKSFGYNDDQYKKVFLPKNNDFKNIYEGKAFKENIITYMKSKYFKQIPSVPLEFNGDIIFDKFTKKDFVNANTAKSYDWKDSMSGGQKMYNSIFSKFENNSKAQIFGVDSDINTYMYNYLRDNFMNFQKDYLVKFNNFISNLEKESSIENSKIKDEIKNNSISFGEVKLKGLSIKINESYIHPINDLSIFTSIAVSNLETKENREEAAFSSLFGAMYYNMISGIQEFQSIFDIKPRGAEDLPIASFSGNGSSVSGDADNIWNGIKVSGNQFTQELNNSLSLNNTNLKKHRDILLENSNQSIFNWAINRDSIGAWHRVDDIGIVQGGYYGSFAENELEWIFKQNFINVKFLIKGIWKENNRKMFIKRAESN encoded by the coding sequence ATGAAAAAATTATTAAGTTTATTGGGAACAGTTAGTTTAGTTGCAACTTCATCTGCAACAGTAATATCTTGTGGAGGTACAGTACCACCAACAGTGATACCAAATGAAAAATTGGCTTTAATTGAAGAATTAAAAAAAGATTTAAATAGTGTTATTGAAAGTTATTGATTAAAAATAAATAATAATTTCTTTGATCTTACATCAAATCAAAGTACTATTTATAATTTCATACAAATGAGAAAAATTAAAGAGTTATTAGGTAATAATCCAAAAGAAGCTTTAATTGGTGATAAATTATCAGAAAATGATAAAATATTATTAATAAAAGATATTCAAAAAATTGTTCAAGAAGATAATTTTAAAAAGTTTTTATTGGATAATATTGACTCTAAAAAGTATTCTATCCTTTTAGAAGGAATAAATTTATATAATGGCTTTAATGTTGATTGAAATACATTAGAAATAAATTATACTGAAGATTCAATAAATAATTCACAAAGGGAAGATAGCTTTCTATCTTATATAAAAGTAAACTTAGTATTTAATTTTCAATATTTAGATTCAGAGGGTCAAACTGCTTCTTATAAAAGTTCAAAAAATTTTATATTTACACTAACTTCTAATGAATTATTAATTGCTTCAATTAGTAATTTAGAAAAAGGTATTAAAAGTGACTACTTTTTAGAAAGTCAAGATTATAGTTGATTAGATGCAAAAAGTTTTGGTTATAATGATGATCAATATAAAAAAGTATTTTTACCAAAAAATAATGACTTTAAAAATATTTATGAAGGGAAAGCATTTAAAGAAAATATTATAACTTATATGAAAAGTAAATACTTTAAACAAATTCCATCAGTACCATTAGAATTTAATGGAGATATTATTTTTGACAAATTTACTAAAAAGGATTTTGTAAATGCAAATACTGCTAAAAGCTATGATTGAAAAGATAGTATGAGCGGTGGTCAAAAAATGTATAATAGTATATTTAGTAAATTTGAAAATAATTCTAAGGCACAAATATTTGGAGTAGATTCTGATATTAATACATATATGTACAATTATCTAAGAGATAATTTTATGAATTTTCAAAAAGACTATTTAGTAAAGTTTAATAATTTTATTAGTAATCTTGAAAAAGAATCTTCAATAGAAAATTCAAAAATTAAAGATGAAATTAAAAATAATTCTATAAGTTTTGGAGAAGTGAAATTAAAGGGATTGTCAATTAAAATAAATGAATCTTACATTCATCCAATTAATGATTTATCTATTTTTACATCAATTGCAGTATCAAATCTTGAAACTAAAGAGAATAGAGAAGAGGCAGCTTTTTCTTCATTATTTGGTGCAATGTATTATAATATGATTTCTGGAATACAAGAGTTTCAAAGTATTTTTGATATTAAACCAAGAGGAGCTGAAGATTTACCTATAGCTAGTTTTTCTGGAAATGGAAGTTCTGTTTCAGGAGATGCAGATAATATTTGAAATGGAATTAAGGTTAGCGGAAATCAATTTACGCAAGAACTTAATAATAGCTTAAGTTTAAATAATACAAATTTAAAAAAACACAGAGATATTTTATTAGAGAATTCAAATCAAAGTATATTTAATTGAGCAATTAACAGAGATAGTATTGGTGCTTGACATAGAGTTGATGACATAGGAATAGTTCAAGGTGGATATTACGGATCTTTTGCTGAGAATGAATTAGAATGAATATTTAAACAAAACTTTATTAATGTGAAATTTCTTATTAAAGGAATATGAAAAGAAAATAATCGTAAAATGTTTATTAAAAGAGCTGAAAGTAATTAG
- a CDS encoding ABC transporter permease: MQEKEILYSKVPFRILLLFNIKNIFNELVFVILNFMLLISSIIFGIITLFMKEQEKVVLAFNFYILFYISCFLFILILRMVQFFYHNKMEDKTTFISISNQVSRTNFFISQWSIIYITVLLNTLMTFILINIINIVFSGFIINPVLLRITLVFLIYTLVSGFLILNFIIFLIFIFSLQTTTIICTLILSLTFIANLPTNFQKTNEKSMTIKFNNNQLLTVPDLYEAFDFQHYVSQNKIKYNFLSKYTNDFFIKNEYQFNEFNTNENIIKQRVEELWNDLGIIKREPLVIERDNLFINNLPSNDSNIPIDWAINDELSLKLTLENTFISIDELKILVDSEQNKEKQLILEDLYNFSIYINNEFKDLQKEKVDLFETFIFMENSIDKNSITNKSKNNLTNFKKDYLLSMYNYQLAGTFKEAFTLKNDENTYSLIRNDLNFDLMLCTRILEQYFIKYTDRYIESTTYSVNKTAADWNKYYSTRKKLNLFSYINIFNGMWSNYTLHSGFSYSDFWFLPYSESKITFDNQKSSFLGYVEYTFKLNDKNIIEKDTYNNYFNPLYFIIVLSLLSIFNISFAIIKFKKIDIK, encoded by the coding sequence ATGCAAGAAAAGGAAATTTTATATAGTAAGGTTCCATTTAGAATTTTACTATTATTTAATATTAAAAATATTTTCAATGAGTTAGTATTTGTAATTTTAAATTTTATGTTATTAATAAGTTCAATTATTTTTGGTATTATAACTTTATTCATGAAAGAACAAGAAAAAGTAGTTTTAGCTTTTAACTTTTATATATTATTTTATATATCTTGTTTTTTATTTATTCTAATTTTAAGGATGGTACAGTTTTTTTATCATAATAAAATGGAAGATAAGACTACATTTATTTCCATTTCAAATCAGGTTTCTAGAACAAATTTTTTTATTAGTCAATGATCAATAATTTATATAACAGTTTTATTAAATACTCTTATGACATTTATTTTAATTAATATTATAAATATTGTATTTAGTGGTTTTATTATTAATCCAGTTCTTTTAAGAATTACACTAGTATTTTTAATTTACACTCTAGTTTCTGGTTTTTTAATATTGAATTTTATTATATTTTTAATATTTATATTTTCATTACAAACTACAACTATTATTTGTACTTTAATATTATCACTAACATTTATTGCAAATTTACCAACAAACTTTCAAAAGACAAATGAAAAGTCAATGACAATAAAGTTTAATAATAATCAATTATTAACAGTTCCTGATTTATATGAGGCCTTTGACTTTCAACATTATGTTAGTCAAAATAAAATTAAATATAATTTTTTATCAAAATATACAAATGATTTTTTTATAAAAAATGAATATCAATTTAATGAATTTAATACAAATGAAAATATAATTAAGCAAAGAGTTGAAGAGTTATGAAATGATTTAGGAATAATAAAAAGAGAGCCATTAGTAATTGAAAGAGATAATTTATTTATAAATAATTTACCAAGTAATGATTCTAATATTCCAATTGATTGAGCAATTAATGATGAATTAAGTCTTAAGTTGACTTTAGAAAATACTTTTATTTCTATTGATGAGTTAAAAATATTAGTAGATTCAGAGCAAAATAAAGAAAAACAACTAATATTAGAAGATTTATATAATTTTTCAATATACATAAATAATGAGTTTAAAGATTTACAAAAAGAAAAGGTTGACTTATTTGAGACATTCATTTTTATGGAGAACTCAATTGATAAAAATAGTATCACTAATAAAAGTAAAAATAATTTAACTAACTTTAAAAAAGATTACTTATTATCAATGTATAATTATCAACTTGCAGGTACTTTTAAAGAAGCATTTACTTTAAAAAATGATGAAAATACCTATTCTTTAATTAGAAACGATTTAAACTTTGACTTAATGCTTTGTACTAGAATACTTGAACAATATTTTATTAAGTATACCGACAGATACATTGAATCAACAACATACTCTGTAAATAAAACAGCTGCAGATTGAAATAAGTATTATTCAACAAGAAAAAAATTAAATCTTTTTTCTTATATTAACATTTTTAATGGAATGTGATCAAATTATACTTTACACTCTGGTTTCTCTTATAGTGACTTTTGGTTTTTACCATATTCTGAATCAAAAATAACTTTTGATAATCAAAAGAGCTCATTTTTAGGATATGTTGAATATACATTTAAACTTAATGATAAAAATATAATTGAAAAGGATACTTATAATAATTATTTTAATCCTCTATACTTCATAATAGTATTATCTTTGCTTTCTATATTCAATATTTCTTTTGCAATTATTAAATTTAAAAAAATAGATATTAAATAA
- a CDS encoding ABC transporter ATP-binding protein: MNNNENIIEIQNYIKKFKKNSIGEISFKFKRGEVTALLGTSGSGKSVLINSIISCNKKYSGVIKINDKNINGKNGYQENKGIGFYTQIDFSLQNISLNKYLKNICLIMGLKKKFIKTQIEYWVNFFGLEDAIEKKVKDFSWGMKNRVNLILTFLKNPEIIILDEPGANLDSYWRNKVKNLLIKLKEEGKTIIITAHNIDEINEIIDNYLVIDSGKLIFSGSKQELNVYNKYKLFLQDSFDTLAFRDFLISKKIKSFKYNEVENSIIFATNQLKEINWVFVYFISKSILILNLVKLPINMESVHKAIEDKETIKKENSNLKVDKK, translated from the coding sequence ATGAATAATAATGAAAATATTATAGAAATACAAAATTATATTAAAAAATTTAAAAAAAATTCTATAGGAGAAATCTCTTTTAAGTTTAAAAGAGGAGAAGTTACAGCACTTCTTGGAACAAGTGGTTCAGGAAAAAGTGTTTTAATTAATTCAATAATAAGTTGTAACAAAAAATATAGTGGAGTTATAAAAATAAATGACAAGAATATTAATGGAAAAAATGGTTATCAGGAGAATAAGGGAATAGGATTTTATACTCAAATTGATTTTTCTTTACAAAATATTTCGTTAAATAAATATTTAAAAAATATTTGCTTAATTATGGGTTTAAAAAAGAAATTTATTAAAACTCAAATTGAGTATTGAGTTAATTTCTTTGGTCTTGAAGATGCAATTGAAAAAAAAGTTAAAGATTTTTCATGGGGAATGAAAAATAGAGTTAACTTAATTTTGACTTTTTTAAAGAATCCAGAAATAATTATTCTTGATGAACCTGGAGCTAATTTAGACTCATATTGAAGAAATAAAGTTAAAAATCTTTTAATTAAATTAAAAGAAGAGGGCAAAACAATTATAATAACTGCTCATAACATTGATGAAATTAATGAGATAATTGATAATTATTTAGTTATTGACAGTGGAAAACTAATTTTTTCGGGTTCAAAACAGGAATTAAATGTTTATAACAAATACAAACTATTTTTGCAAGATAGTTTTGATACATTAGCATTTAGAGATTTTTTAATATCTAAAAAAATTAAATCATTTAAGTATAATGAAGTTGAAAATTCTATTATTTTTGCAACTAATCAATTAAAAGAAATTAATTGAGTATTTGTTTATTTTATTAGTAAATCGATATTAATACTTAATCTTGTTAAATTGCCAATAAACATGGAATCAGTTCATAAAGCAATTGAAGATAAAGAAACAATAAAAAAAGAGAACAGTAATTTAAAAGTAGATAAAAAATAA
- a CDS encoding thymidylate synthase gives MKQYLDLVKQIFETGEKRLDRTNTGTISKFGTQSRYDLRDGFPLVTTKKVFFKAIVHEILWFISGDTNIKYLVDNKVNIWNEWPYEIYKKSKDFKNESLEEFIQKIKESKRFADKYGDLGPVYGKQWRDFNGIDQFKNLINDIKENPFSRRHIISAWNPAEIKQMALPPCHSLFQFYVSKDGFLDLQLYQRSGDIFLGVPFNIASYSLLLELVASECNLKARYFIHTIGDAHIYSNHVEQLKAQLIREPKKLATLKINSNNKSIFDIKFEDISLEDYESHPALKGAVAV, from the coding sequence ATGAAACAATATTTGGATTTGGTAAAACAAATTTTTGAAACTGGAGAAAAAAGATTAGATCGAACAAATACTGGAACTATCTCAAAATTTGGAACTCAATCAAGATATGACTTACGAGATGGTTTTCCATTAGTTACAACTAAAAAAGTCTTTTTTAAGGCAATAGTGCATGAAATACTTTGATTTATTAGTGGTGATACTAATATTAAATATTTAGTTGATAATAAAGTAAATATATGAAATGAATGACCTTATGAAATTTATAAAAAGTCTAAAGATTTTAAAAATGAAAGTTTAGAGGAATTTATTCAAAAGATTAAAGAAAGTAAAAGATTTGCTGATAAATATGGAGATTTAGGACCAGTTTATGGCAAGCAATGAAGGGATTTTAATGGAATAGATCAATTTAAAAATTTAATTAATGATATTAAAGAAAATCCTTTTTCAAGAAGACATATAATTTCTGCTTGGAATCCTGCTGAAATCAAACAAATGGCTTTGCCACCATGTCACTCACTATTTCAATTTTATGTATCAAAAGATGGCTTCTTAGATTTGCAACTTTATCAAAGAAGTGGGGATATATTTTTGGGAGTTCCATTTAATATTGCTAGCTATTCCTTATTATTAGAACTTGTGGCAAGTGAATGTAATTTAAAAGCTCGATATTTCATTCATACAATTGGTGATGCACATATCTATTCAAATCATGTGGAACAATTAAAAGCACAATTAATAAGAGAACCAAAAAAATTAGCAACTTTAAAAATTAATTCCAATAATAAATCAATTTTTGACATTAAATTTGAAGATATTAGCTTAGAGGATTACGAAAGTCATCCAGCATTAAAAGGAGCTGTGGCAGTTTAA
- a CDS encoding dihydrofolate reductase produces MISLIWAQSKNKIIGKDNKLPWDIKEEMQHFINYTRGKTILMGRNTWDSLSKKPLPNRKNILITSRELEKSYNNLEVSSNLEEILKKYKVKDEELVIIGGSQIYKSALEYADKLVVSIINKDYQGNIFAPQWDESIFRLINKIEFSEFTTYYYER; encoded by the coding sequence ATGATTTCTTTAATATGAGCCCAAAGTAAAAATAAGATTATTGGAAAAGATAATAAGTTACCCTGAGATATAAAAGAAGAAATGCAGCATTTTATTAATTATACAAGAGGAAAAACTATATTAATGGGGAGAAATACATGGGACTCACTTTCAAAAAAACCATTACCCAATAGAAAAAATATTTTAATCACTTCAAGAGAATTAGAAAAGAGTTATAATAATTTAGAAGTATCTAGTAATTTAGAAGAAATTTTAAAAAAATATAAAGTAAAAGACGAAGAGCTTGTTATTATTGGCGGTTCTCAAATTTATAAAAGTGCATTAGAGTATGCAGATAAACTAGTAGTTAGTATTATAAATAAAGATTATCAAGGAAATATTTTTGCACCTCAATGAGATGAAAGTATTTTTAGACTAATCAATAAGATAGAGTTTAGTGAATTTACGACTTATTACTATGAAAGGTAA
- a CDS encoding lysophospholipid acyltransferase family protein: MQELEVKKEIVLKQEKENQEDKDKKEMAYVSKWRLFTNAWSIWRVTAKAKKITRKIKQDPNLYSEEWRYNWVKKKIRKVLKIANVQIDVIGIENWLDRGIVLAPNHQSNLDSILMLAINNFSLQQPVAFIAKQELWKTKIFKHFMNLTDNVPLDRNNPRSALSAMKEAKELISDYKRSVVIFPEGTRSAKQEPEEFMSASMKLAQMAYVPIVPVSIIDSYKLFQKRKHGRFVIKVVFGKPMMPEKFISLKTEMLTKNVQKEVEKNINLYKDWDPKKLGLQPKKVDKKNRTNFY, from the coding sequence ATGCAAGAATTAGAAGTTAAAAAAGAAATTGTATTAAAGCAAGAAAAAGAGAATCAAGAAGATAAAGATAAAAAAGAAATGGCTTATGTAAGTAAGTGAAGACTATTTACAAATGCTTGAAGTATTTGAAGAGTAACAGCAAAAGCAAAAAAAATAACAAGAAAAATAAAGCAAGATCCTAACTTATATTCTGAAGAGTGAAGATATAACTGAGTTAAAAAGAAAATTAGAAAGGTTTTAAAAATTGCTAATGTGCAAATTGATGTAATTGGAATTGAAAACTGATTAGATCGTGGAATAGTATTGGCTCCAAATCATCAATCAAATTTGGACTCAATTTTAATGTTAGCAATTAATAATTTTTCATTACAACAACCTGTTGCTTTTATAGCAAAACAAGAATTATGAAAAACTAAAATATTTAAGCATTTTATGAATTTAACAGATAATGTTCCTTTAGATCGCAATAATCCAAGAAGTGCATTGAGTGCTATGAAAGAGGCAAAAGAATTAATTTCTGATTATAAAAGATCAGTTGTAATTTTTCCAGAAGGGACTCGTAGTGCAAAACAAGAACCAGAAGAGTTTATGTCAGCAAGTATGAAATTAGCACAGATGGCATATGTACCAATTGTGCCAGTTTCAATAATTGATTCTTATAAATTATTTCAAAAAAGAAAGCATGGTAGATTTGTTATTAAAGTGGTTTTTGGAAAACCAATGATGCCAGAAAAATTTATTTCACTTAAAACTGAAATGTTAACAAAAAATGTGCAAAAAGAAGTAGAAAAAAATATCAATTTATATAAAGATTGAGATCCTAAAAAATTAGGTCTTCAACCAAAAAAAGTAGATAAAAAAAATAGAACTAATTTTTATTAA
- a CDS encoding thymidine phosphorylase, with the protein MNFAEIINKKKNKIELTSQEIFWVVNSFVNNTLKDYQMAAFNMAIWFNGMSSSEIANFTQAMINSGITYNLDDVVGLKADKHSTGGVGDKTSLIFSPLVAKFGVKVAKLSGRGLGQTGGTIDKLESCPGWTGEISEEKFKEILNTVGMSIMSQSSDIVPADKKLYALRDVTGTVDSIPLIASSIMSKKLVIPADSIILDVKMGSGAFMKDLASAIALSKAMITIGKEHKRNVSVMITNMDQPLGRAIGNAIEVKEAWDTLNGKGPQDLVELCVTAAGLTLVQNKVFKDLKTAKNELTKVLNDKSAAYLLRDFIEAQNGDFSVILDYEKNFSTKHVIEIKAKKEGYIAFSSADELGYLSMHLGAGRATKEEKIDFAAGIYLNKTTNEFVKSGEVVMTLYTNRDDIKVFKQKAEDLILIKDKAQNEKLILKLLTNENI; encoded by the coding sequence ATGAATTTTGCAGAAATCATCAATAAAAAGAAAAATAAAATTGAATTAACTTCTCAAGAAATTTTTTGAGTGGTTAATTCTTTTGTTAATAACACATTAAAAGATTATCAAATGGCAGCATTTAATATGGCAATTTGATTTAATGGAATGAGCTCATCTGAAATTGCCAATTTTACACAAGCAATGATTAATTCAGGAATAACTTATAATTTAGATGATGTAGTGGGTTTAAAAGCTGACAAGCATTCAACTGGAGGAGTTGGTGATAAAACAAGTCTTATTTTTTCTCCACTAGTTGCTAAGTTTGGAGTCAAGGTTGCAAAATTATCGGGGCGAGGTTTGGGACAAACTGGAGGAACAATTGATAAACTTGAAAGTTGTCCAGGGTGAACTGGAGAAATTAGTGAAGAAAAGTTTAAAGAAATTTTAAATACAGTGGGAATGTCAATTATGAGTCAATCAAGTGATATTGTTCCTGCTGATAAGAAATTATATGCTTTAAGAGATGTTACTGGTACAGTAGATTCAATTCCTTTAATAGCTTCAAGTATTATGTCAAAAAAACTTGTAATCCCTGCTGATAGCATTATTTTGGATGTAAAAATGGGTAGTGGAGCTTTTATGAAAGATTTAGCTAGTGCTATTGCCTTATCTAAAGCAATGATAACAATTGGAAAAGAACACAAGAGAAATGTTAGTGTTATGATTACAAATATGGATCAACCTTTAGGAAGAGCTATTGGTAATGCAATTGAAGTTAAAGAAGCTTGGGATACATTAAATGGAAAAGGGCCACAAGATTTAGTTGAATTATGTGTAACTGCAGCTGGTTTAACTTTAGTTCAAAATAAGGTTTTTAAAGACCTAAAAACAGCTAAAAATGAATTAACTAAGGTTTTAAACGATAAGAGTGCTGCTTACTTGCTTAGAGACTTTATAGAGGCTCAAAATGGCGATTTTAGTGTTATATTAGACTATGAAAAAAATTTCTCAACAAAACATGTAATTGAAATTAAGGCAAAAAAAGAGGGATATATTGCATTTTCCTCAGCAGATGAACTAGGTTATCTTTCAATGCATTTAGGAGCAGGTAGAGCTACAAAAGAAGAAAAAATAGATTTTGCTGCTGGAATTTACTTAAATAAAACTACAAATGAGTTTGTTAAATCGGGAGAAGTTGTAATGACACTTTATACAAATAGAGATGATATAAAAGTTTTCAAACAAAAGGCAGAGGATTTAATTTTAATAAAAGATAAGGCTCAAAATGAAAAGTTGATTTTAAAATTATTAACTAACGAGAATATTTAA
- a CDS encoding lipoprotein: MRKLLNIISSTALVGTSTLAVISCSSNKKFNEFKGWINNKESFILYMGADDCPHCKDFDNAKKDYSDKFDSKMNELNTSYEQKVVNQGPNYPDSMTAYGEKLNNKVDFREFKTEEVQNKFNEKWSKNILDWMIEEVTEIYKTKVFGNTGINDKIAYNESKKKVKTYFNNNNGVPMFIIIRNGKLVSWEVGFGSSEQGWTEKIIDELFEPLIIAMNNSDQETVFIDKVDKGQSTGGGETPDPEGPDPTDPGTDPGEELANTYKFNYLIEQDDLINSYSVNSFKNK; encoded by the coding sequence GTGAGAAAATTGCTTAATATAATTTCATCAACAGCATTAGTTGGAACATCAACTTTAGCTGTTATTTCTTGTAGTTCAAACAAAAAATTTAATGAATTTAAAGGTTGAATTAATAATAAAGAGTCATTTATCTTATATATGGGAGCAGATGATTGTCCACATTGTAAGGACTTTGATAATGCTAAAAAAGATTATAGTGATAAATTTGATTCAAAAATGAATGAACTAAATACAAGTTATGAACAAAAAGTTGTTAATCAAGGACCAAATTATCCAGATTCAATGACAGCTTATGGTGAAAAGTTAAATAATAAAGTAGACTTTAGGGAATTCAAAACAGAAGAAGTTCAAAATAAATTCAATGAAAAATGAAGTAAAAATATTTTAGATTGAATGATTGAAGAAGTAACTGAAATTTATAAAACTAAAGTTTTTGGAAATACTGGAATAAACGATAAAATTGCATACAATGAATCTAAAAAGAAAGTAAAGACTTATTTTAATAACAATAATGGAGTACCAATGTTTATTATTATTAGAAATGGTAAATTAGTTTCTTGAGAAGTTGGTTTTGGTTCATCAGAACAAGGTTGAACAGAAAAAATAATTGATGAATTATTTGAACCATTAATTATTGCAATGAATAACAGCGATCAAGAAACAGTATTTATTGATAAAGTCGATAAAGGGCAATCAACTGGTGGAGGAGAAACACCTGATCCAGAAGGACCAGATCCAACCGATCCAGGTACCGATCCAGGAGAAGAACTAGCAAACACATATAAATTTAACTACTTAATTGAACAAGATGATTTAATAAATAGTTATTCAGTTAATAGTTTTAAAAATAAATAA